The following proteins are encoded in a genomic region of Paenibacillus sp. FSL R7-0273:
- a CDS encoding RtcB family protein, translating to MNTTEQQAGYEPRYKHEIALPGGDLKVYASEQLFGTLDYKVLEMANNNLQIPGIEYMSYTPDVHVGVGTCIGTTAVWDAASGYVSPSIVGSDIGCGMRVHLTNLHKDDLREVKLRRKLVKAIEKYLPMEQQQRGHYSDIRLENVVRKGLQGLPNKYIPDSYTPKKSSALSHVEIKRLGFDEEILNELPDMAWHRGHRQLGTLGGGNHFVEIQAIEIAEEQRAVAEAWGLKDGQIAVMIHSGSRAWGGMVNQFCTPAFAKVMGQLGLGSADPRLIYAPLAHPQAQRYVNLMYSALNYAVVNRHLIAYGVREAFRDVFGTKCELRTLYDLMHNYAWEEETSSGTKFVHRKGATRALPAGHPDNPAAYAATGHPALIPGSMGTASYIMVGQSGGEENYYSICHGAGRIRSRSATKRLVSVQEFSRSLNVGSEDEIVVNQHSLESIIDESPQAYKNVDEIIESVTGAGLAAVVAKCKPLAAIKGTK from the coding sequence ATGAATACTACAGAACAGCAAGCGGGCTATGAGCCCCGCTATAAACATGAAATAGCCCTTCCGGGCGGTGACCTCAAGGTATATGCCAGTGAGCAATTGTTCGGCACGCTTGATTACAAGGTCCTGGAGATGGCTAATAACAATCTGCAGATTCCCGGCATTGAATACATGAGCTATACTCCGGACGTGCATGTAGGCGTCGGAACCTGCATCGGTACTACTGCGGTATGGGATGCCGCATCGGGCTATGTGTCGCCGTCCATCGTGGGCAGCGACATCGGCTGCGGCATGCGGGTCCATCTGACCAATCTGCATAAGGATGATCTGCGCGAGGTGAAGCTGCGCCGCAAGCTGGTGAAGGCAATCGAGAAATATCTGCCGATGGAGCAGCAGCAGCGCGGCCATTACAGTGATATAAGGCTTGAGAATGTTGTCCGCAAGGGCCTGCAGGGTCTGCCGAATAAATATATCCCTGACAGCTACACACCGAAGAAATCGAGCGCGCTGTCGCATGTCGAGATTAAGCGGCTTGGCTTTGACGAGGAGATTCTGAACGAGCTGCCGGATATGGCCTGGCACCGCGGCCACCGCCAGCTCGGCACACTTGGCGGAGGGAACCACTTCGTAGAGATCCAGGCGATCGAAATCGCTGAGGAGCAGCGGGCCGTAGCTGAAGCCTGGGGGCTGAAGGACGGGCAGATCGCCGTGATGATTCACTCCGGCTCCCGGGCCTGGGGCGGAATGGTGAACCAGTTCTGCACGCCTGCCTTTGCCAAGGTCATGGGCCAGCTGGGACTGGGCAGTGCCGATCCGCGGCTCATTTATGCTCCGCTTGCCCACCCGCAGGCCCAGCGGTACGTTAATCTGATGTACTCCGCGCTCAACTATGCGGTAGTGAACCGCCATCTGATCGCATATGGAGTACGTGAAGCCTTCCGCGATGTGTTCGGCACCAAATGCGAGCTGCGGACGCTGTATGACCTGATGCACAATTATGCCTGGGAGGAGGAAACCTCCTCCGGCACAAAATTTGTGCACCGCAAAGGGGCGACACGGGCTTTGCCCGCCGGCCACCCGGATAACCCGGCTGCCTATGCCGCGACCGGCCATCCGGCGCTTATTCCCGGCTCTATGGGAACCGCTTCGTATATCATGGTCGGCCAGAGCGGCGGTGAAGAAAATTACTATTCCATCTGCCACGGGGCAGGACGCATCCGTTCCCGCTCAGCCACTAAGCGGCTGGTGTCTGTCCAGGAATTTTCCCGTTCACTCAACGTCGGCAGTGAGGATGAGATTGTGGTAAATCAGCATTCCCTGGAATCTATCATTGACGAATCCCCTCAAGCCTATAAGAATGTAGATGAGATCATAGAAAGCGTTACGGGCGCCGGCCTGGCTGCTGTGGTAGCCAAATGCAAGCCGCTCGCAGCGATAAAGGGGACGAAATAG
- a CDS encoding ATP-binding protein, with translation MKQEYEKQAVVFPYDAGAGGLIKGYDVYARLVDGILEALYTRYNVRYELYASDDPNSEYWKLLQEDVQSGNPVVEHVARIFDRLEDRTFVYDDDKEQPEYNIHLSIRNNVLAYPSMGVALARVPVFQENGINFQDFVFAASDSQLQAFLGNVRRRQREQNINKVTVFTDRRNGVCREDEPITRAASREEVVLDAAVKKEIYRSLDQFFDADRSFYVKYDIPYKRGILLYGHPGNGKTTLVKSIAGSVPGPVVYWQITEYTSSESVNEVFEAAARLAPMVLVIEDIDSMPQEVRSFFLNTLDGATSKEGIFLIGTTNYPDKIDPGLMNRAGRFDRAYEIKMPNEALRLEFLRLRGFTAFAGEEGVGLAARLTGDFSLTQLGELYVSAALEWHENGTADVEELVRGMRSELDKGRKREWMRDASSSIGFY, from the coding sequence ATGAAGCAGGAGTATGAGAAGCAGGCTGTAGTTTTTCCTTATGATGCAGGTGCCGGCGGTCTGATCAAGGGCTATGACGTATATGCCCGGCTCGTTGACGGTATTCTTGAAGCCCTGTACACACGCTATAATGTCCGCTATGAGCTGTACGCCAGCGATGATCCGAACAGTGAATACTGGAAGCTGCTGCAGGAGGATGTCCAGTCAGGCAATCCGGTCGTTGAGCATGTGGCGCGGATTTTTGACCGGCTGGAGGACAGAACCTTCGTTTACGACGATGACAAGGAGCAGCCGGAGTACAACATCCATCTTTCGATACGCAATAATGTGCTGGCCTATCCGTCGATGGGTGTAGCACTTGCCCGGGTGCCGGTATTTCAGGAGAACGGCATCAATTTTCAGGATTTTGTATTCGCCGCATCGGATAGCCAGCTGCAGGCTTTTCTCGGCAATGTGCGCAGACGGCAGCGGGAGCAGAACATTAACAAGGTCACGGTGTTCACTGACCGCCGCAATGGGGTCTGCCGTGAGGATGAGCCGATTACCCGGGCTGCTTCCCGTGAGGAGGTTGTGCTGGATGCCGCCGTCAAGAAGGAAATTTACCGCTCGCTGGACCAGTTTTTTGATGCGGACCGCAGCTTTTATGTTAAATATGATATCCCGTACAAAAGAGGCATCTTGCTCTACGGCCATCCCGGCAACGGCAAGACCACGCTTGTAAAATCCATTGCCGGCAGCGTGCCCGGACCTGTGGTGTACTGGCAGATTACCGAGTATACCAGCAGCGAGTCGGTGAATGAGGTGTTCGAGGCTGCGGCCAGGCTGGCACCCATGGTACTGGTCATTGAGGACATAGACTCCATGCCGCAGGAGGTCCGTTCGTTCTTCCTGAATACACTGGACGGCGCGACCTCAAAGGAAGGGATTTTTCTGATCGGAACGACCAACTATCCGGATAAAATCGATCCCGGCCTCATGAACCGCGCCGGGCGCTTCGACCGGGCCTATGAGATCAAAATGCCGAACGAGGCGCTGCGGCTGGAGTTCCTGCGGCTGCGCGGCTTCACTGCTTTTGCCGGTGAGGAAGGGGTCGGCCTGGCTGCCCGCCTGACCGGGGACTTCTCACTCACCCAGCTCGGCGAGCTGTATGTCAGTGCTGCGCTGGAGTGGCATGAGAACGGAACGGCTGATGTCGAGGAGCTTGTCCGCGGAATGCGCAGCGAGCTGGATAAAGGCCGCAAGCGGGAATGGATGCGGGATGCCTCATCCTCGATCGGATTTTATTAA
- a CDS encoding sigma-70 family RNA polymerase sigma factor encodes MKPDSLDHHYQSYVHDIYRYLYALCRNHHLAEDLTQETFYRAYLYLEDCREERIKPWLFRVAYNAFIDHTRKARRSVPAQDGYFNSLPHPDTTEEVFMRRQRMEALAVSIGRLPEAQRHALLLHDFHGIAYKDAAAIMEVSLAQYKILIFRARQKLREEERRSGGDE; translated from the coding sequence ATGAAGCCGGATTCGCTGGATCATCACTATCAGAGTTATGTTCACGATATATACCGTTATTTGTACGCCCTCTGCCGCAATCACCACCTCGCTGAGGATTTGACACAGGAGACGTTTTACCGGGCTTATCTGTATCTGGAGGATTGCCGGGAGGAGCGGATCAAGCCCTGGCTGTTCCGGGTAGCCTATAATGCTTTTATTGATCATACGCGCAAAGCGCGCCGCAGTGTTCCGGCACAGGACGGGTATTTCAATAGTCTGCCGCATCCGGATACAACGGAGGAGGTATTCATGCGGCGGCAGAGGATGGAGGCGCTGGCTGTCTCCATCGGCAGGCTTCCGGAGGCGCAGCGTCATGCGCTGCTGCTGCATGATTTTCACGGGATCGCGTATAAGGATGCCGCTGCCATCATGGAGGTAAGCCTGGCGCAATATAAAATACTGATCTTCCGGGCGAGGCAGAAGCTGCGGGAAGAAGAACGGAGGAGCGGCGGAGATGAGTGA
- a CDS encoding anti-sigma factor, whose amino-acid sequence MSEEFKERLRKYSEGSLPEEERAEMEQELEKLEAYQSYLDELMEQEDKQSAQKAAWNSGRMPAQGGANPQLKKKKKAASGEKRIIRRGKWKARISNTMTVLSAFLTITVISSIITAVYYSTGERGETYRDVISSAIAVSRPNTVVHLNSNAKTFFRMDYSGRLLKQVGSDQVDAGSYSTQMLFGLGGVGTYNWTDERTSRQIFTYPQAGQSQGIDDSEQWERLAKLPEGTVAEAYLSLDQLYSTAELLRKLEPLDVLPVWFAVDDGISTANAVVTSPLGFPYQPIWHAKDMTVQSTTTEKRGWFGSVTSSSSSSPSVEAYGSSDLRERNFLDTLRLLKEYKLLSGNAGLFLDLDESLSYIEKNGIQVYGVVVTGPVKELLELQEDAWVSRIRIGEVRLWNWRD is encoded by the coding sequence ATGAGTGAGGAGTTTAAAGAAAGGCTGCGCAAATACAGTGAAGGCAGCCTGCCGGAGGAAGAGCGGGCGGAAATGGAGCAGGAGCTGGAGAAGCTGGAGGCCTATCAGAGCTATCTGGATGAGCTGATGGAGCAGGAGGATAAGCAGTCTGCACAGAAGGCTGCATGGAATTCCGGACGGATGCCGGCTCAAGGCGGGGCTAATCCGCAATTAAAAAAGAAAAAAAAGGCGGCATCCGGAGAGAAGCGGATCATCCGCCGGGGCAAGTGGAAGGCCCGCATCTCTAATACCATGACCGTGCTGTCTGCCTTTCTGACTATTACGGTCATCAGTTCGATTATAACGGCTGTTTATTACAGCACCGGAGAACGGGGAGAAACGTACAGGGACGTCATCTCTTCAGCTATTGCAGTTTCGAGACCCAATACAGTTGTACATTTAAATTCCAATGCCAAAACTTTTTTCAGAATGGATTATTCAGGCAGACTGCTGAAGCAGGTTGGAAGTGATCAGGTCGATGCGGGCAGCTACTCTACCCAGATGCTGTTCGGGCTTGGGGGAGTAGGAACCTATAACTGGACCGATGAGCGTACCTCCCGTCAAATTTTTACCTATCCGCAGGCTGGCCAGTCCCAGGGTATTGACGACAGCGAGCAGTGGGAGCGCCTTGCTAAGCTGCCGGAGGGCACGGTGGCCGAAGCCTATCTTTCCCTTGATCAGCTGTATAGCACCGCTGAGCTGCTTAGAAAGCTGGAGCCGCTGGATGTGCTGCCTGTGTGGTTCGCCGTGGATGATGGCATCAGTACAGCCAACGCTGTGGTAACCAGCCCGCTGGGCTTCCCCTATCAGCCGATCTGGCATGCCAAGGATATGACGGTACAGTCGACTACAACAGAAAAGCGGGGCTGGTTCGGCAGTGTAACCTCCAGCTCCTCCAGTTCACCTTCCGTTGAAGCCTACGGCAGCAGTGATCTCCGTGAGAGGAACTTTCTCGATACGCTGCGGCTGCTGAAGGAATATAAACTTCTGTCCGGTAACGCAGGGTTGTTCTTAGACCTGGACGAATCGTTAAGCTATATTGAGAAGAACGGGATCCAGGTATATGGTGTGGTTGTTACAGGACCGGTGAAGGAGCTGCTTGAGCTTCAGGAGGATGCCTGGGTCAGCCGTATCCGGATTGGAGAGGTACGGCTGTGGAACTGGCGGGACTGA
- a CDS encoding metallophosphoesterase family protein — MKIGVVSDTHLPRSAKKLPQALVEELRQVDQILHLGDWVALEIYDLLAELAPVEGIAGNNDGQEIIRRFGEQKIVTLDGVRIGLIHGHAPYSRKGTDGNALLAFEGQEVDCILFGHSHQPLMRRENGVLLFNPGSPTDKRREKQYSFGILDIEDGKISARHVFYDSKE; from the coding sequence ATGAAAATAGGAGTCGTATCCGATACTCATTTGCCGCGTTCGGCCAAGAAGCTGCCGCAGGCGCTTGTGGAGGAACTCCGCCAGGTGGACCAGATCCTCCATCTGGGAGACTGGGTGGCCCTGGAGATTTATGACCTGCTGGCTGAGCTTGCCCCGGTGGAGGGGATTGCCGGCAATAACGACGGCCAGGAGATTATCCGCCGGTTCGGAGAACAGAAGATCGTTACCCTGGACGGGGTGCGGATCGGACTGATCCACGGGCATGCCCCTTACTCCCGTAAAGGGACGGACGGCAATGCATTGCTGGCCTTTGAAGGCCAGGAGGTGGACTGCATCCTGTTTGGTCATTCCCACCAGCCGCTGATGCGCAGGGAGAACGGCGTCCTGCTGTTCAACCCGGGCTCGCCTACTGACAAACGGCGTGAGAAGCAGTACTCCTTTGGAATACTGGATATTGAAGACGGCAAAATCAGCGCCCGGCATGTCTTCTACGATTCCAAGGAGTAG
- a CDS encoding GNAT family N-acetyltransferase: MEAYRLEQAGLQDAELIAPLFDDYRVFYGQQPNPAGALQFIQDRLRAEESVIFMAVQDEAGSRRAGGFAQLYPSFSSLTMQRLWVLNDLFVAEHLRGQALGKLLLEGVREYALRTGSKGLTLTTMTDNIRAQRLYEAQGYIRDEEFYTYDLIFK; encoded by the coding sequence ATGGAAGCTTACCGTTTGGAACAGGCAGGATTGCAGGATGCGGAGCTGATTGCCCCGCTGTTCGATGATTACAGGGTATTTTACGGGCAGCAGCCCAATCCCGCAGGAGCTCTGCAGTTTATACAGGACAGGCTGAGGGCAGAAGAGTCGGTCATTTTTATGGCGGTACAGGATGAGGCTGGCAGCAGGCGGGCCGGCGGTTTCGCACAGCTCTATCCGTCGTTCTCTTCGCTGACGATGCAGCGGCTATGGGTGCTGAATGATCTCTTTGTAGCAGAGCATTTGCGCGGTCAGGCTCTGGGCAAGCTGCTGCTGGAAGGTGTGCGCGAGTATGCCTTAAGGACCGGCAGCAAGGGGCTGACGCTGACCACCATGACGGATAATATCCGGGCACAGCGCCTGTATGAGGCTCAGGGCTATATAAGGGACGAGGAATTTTATACGTATGACCTTATTTTTAAATGA
- a CDS encoding HAD family hydrolase yields MDNSSKLAVFFDLDDTLYDHLVPFREAVREVLAPDEGSLDYAELFYTVRHHSDLLWPKYLSGEMELEETRVLRLELAFAEYGIALSREQAERVQAAYIGRQYTIEMIDGVEEQIRRFLALGHKVGVITNGPKAHQTSKLRGLGIDKLIPAEMIFISDAVGLAKPDPAIFRHVNEATGTTPENSLYVGDTWDNDVVGALSAGWKVCWYNPRGREPRTEHVPSYIFADYKEFSRLPLI; encoded by the coding sequence GTGGATAACAGCAGTAAATTAGCAGTGTTTTTTGATCTGGATGATACGCTGTACGACCATCTGGTGCCGTTCCGTGAAGCGGTGCGCGAGGTGCTGGCGCCGGATGAGGGCAGTCTCGACTATGCGGAATTATTTTATACGGTAAGGCATCACAGCGATCTGCTCTGGCCGAAGTACCTGAGCGGGGAGATGGAGCTGGAGGAGACGCGGGTGCTGCGCCTGGAGCTGGCTTTTGCCGAGTATGGCATCGCACTTAGCCGGGAGCAGGCGGAACGTGTGCAGGCGGCCTATATCGGGCGGCAGTATACCATTGAAATGATTGACGGGGTGGAGGAGCAGATCCGGCGCTTCCTGGCACTTGGGCACAAGGTGGGTGTGATCACCAACGGGCCGAAAGCGCATCAGACGAGCAAGCTGCGGGGCCTCGGTATCGACAAGCTGATTCCGGCGGAGATGATCTTCATTTCGGATGCGGTCGGACTGGCTAAGCCGGACCCGGCGATCTTCAGGCATGTCAATGAGGCTACGGGAACCACTCCGGAGAATTCGCTGTATGTCGGCGATACGTGGGATAATGATGTGGTTGGCGCCTTGTCGGCAGGCTGGAAGGTTTGCTGGTACAATCCCCGCGGCAGAGAGCCGCGTACGGAGCATGTGCCTAGCTATATTTTTGCAGATTACAAGGAGTTCAGCAGGCTTCCCCTGATCTGA
- a CDS encoding LCP family protein, whose translation MKKNNPVPSSPLQRTGRNKLKKKSKRRRKAWLTFLAFIFIAGSLSFIFRKELMMFGFDHVVAPTVEGTLKNSYVPLSNNKDEAEDASINLDKSPPFSLLLLGTDQRGKENGLSDSIIYTVVRPKDNKVLFISVPRDSYTRIVGAEEVKGARKNTKINAAHSYGGAQMSVDTVEHLLDAPVNYYATINFSGLVEVVDAIGGVELPVTKVIENKNPAHEKLRIEPNKPIYSGKEALMYVRYREDSDFKRTERQRIFLKAVLDRMKNISNIANIKEIMGVAGDNFKTNMRAELMLDLAKKIIFESGAPQISSHMLQGTDKRTDQWYYILDEQDVQSTHDLIELWLNPDTAAGELIAEDREG comes from the coding sequence ATGAAAAAGAATAACCCGGTCCCGTCATCGCCCTTGCAAAGAACAGGCAGGAACAAACTCAAAAAGAAAAGTAAGCGCAGAAGAAAGGCATGGCTCACGTTTCTGGCGTTTATTTTTATTGCAGGAAGCCTGTCCTTTATATTCCGCAAGGAATTAATGATGTTCGGGTTTGACCATGTTGTCGCACCGACCGTAGAAGGGACGCTTAAGAATTCCTATGTTCCGCTCAGCAATAACAAGGATGAAGCAGAGGATGCTTCAATAAACCTGGATAAAAGTCCGCCATTCTCTCTGCTGCTGCTGGGTACAGATCAGCGGGGCAAGGAGAACGGCCTGTCCGATTCCATTATTTACACAGTGGTCCGGCCGAAAGACAATAAAGTCCTGTTCATTTCGGTTCCACGGGATTCGTATACCAGAATTGTCGGGGCAGAAGAGGTCAAGGGAGCAAGAAAAAACACAAAAATTAATGCAGCTCATTCGTACGGAGGCGCGCAGATGAGTGTGGATACGGTTGAGCACCTGCTGGATGCACCGGTAAATTATTATGCAACGATTAATTTTAGCGGACTGGTGGAGGTGGTGGATGCAATAGGCGGGGTGGAGCTGCCGGTTACCAAGGTGATTGAGAATAAAAACCCGGCGCATGAGAAGCTTCGTATTGAGCCTAATAAGCCGATTTATTCAGGAAAGGAAGCCTTGATGTATGTAAGGTACCGGGAGGATTCGGATTTCAAGCGTACAGAGCGGCAGAGAATATTCCTTAAGGCAGTATTAGACCGGATGAAGAATATCAGTAATATCGCTAATATCAAAGAAATTATGGGCGTTGCCGGGGATAATTTCAAAACAAATATGAGAGCCGAGCTTATGCTTGATCTGGCGAAGAAGATTATCTTTGAAAGCGGCGCTCCGCAAATCAGCAGCCATATGCTGCAGGGGACGGATAAGCGGACGGATCAGTGGTACTACATTTTAGATGAGCAGGATGTGCAGAGCACCCATGATTTAATTGAGCTCTGGCTGAATCCGGACACGGCGGCGGGCGAACTGATTGCGGAGGATCGTGAAGGGTAG
- a CDS encoding FAD:protein FMN transferase codes for MFKNKKMLLILAGLVIVAAVVVWLAVGGKGDDSGNTAATETPGGATVTEEGGTKALAQTFYIYDTVVNIKIFGNDATQQNMDDIQSMLERMDTQFSRTKEDGELYAVNRAAGKEAVAVSDETLDIVKLSIKYAEDMDGLYEPTIGPLVDLWAIGEGGERVPDQAAIDTAKSLANYKDIIIDENAKTIKLAREGMVLDMGGIGKGYAADRIADYLKEQGLDSAMINLGGSSIIALGNKPNGSPWNIGLQDPDQSRGTQLGTIKITDEVIDASGVYERYFMQDNIRYHHILDPRTGYPSQNGLKSITIMSPSATDADALSTGVFLMGLEEGMAYLKSLPEDVEAFFITDDNKIYATDGIRERLQLTDPTYSFAD; via the coding sequence ATGTTTAAAAACAAAAAAATGCTGCTTATTCTGGCCGGTCTGGTCATTGTTGCGGCTGTTGTTGTCTGGCTTGCTGTAGGCGGTAAAGGGGATGACAGCGGCAATACCGCTGCAACCGAAACCCCGGGAGGCGCAACCGTAACCGAAGAAGGCGGCACCAAAGCGCTGGCGCAGACTTTTTATATCTATGATACCGTTGTGAACATCAAGATATTCGGCAACGACGCCACCCAGCAGAATATGGATGATATCCAGAGCATGCTGGAGCGGATGGATACCCAGTTCAGCCGCACTAAGGAAGACGGAGAATTGTACGCCGTGAACCGGGCGGCCGGCAAAGAAGCCGTAGCTGTATCCGACGAAACACTTGATATTGTAAAGCTCTCTATTAAATATGCTGAAGATATGGACGGGCTGTATGAGCCGACGATCGGACCGCTGGTGGATCTGTGGGCTATAGGTGAAGGCGGCGAGCGCGTGCCGGATCAGGCCGCAATAGACACCGCGAAGAGCCTGGCCAACTATAAGGATATTATTATTGATGAGAACGCCAAGACCATCAAGCTTGCCAGAGAAGGCATGGTGCTGGACATGGGCGGAATCGGCAAGGGCTATGCCGCTGACCGGATCGCCGACTACCTGAAGGAACAGGGGCTGGACAGCGCAATGATCAACCTTGGCGGCAGCAGCATTATCGCCCTTGGCAACAAGCCAAACGGCTCCCCTTGGAATATCGGCCTGCAGGACCCGGACCAGAGCCGCGGCACCCAGCTGGGCACGATTAAGATCACCGATGAGGTTATTGACGCTTCGGGTGTCTATGAGCGCTATTTCATGCAGGATAACATCCGTTACCACCATATTCTTGATCCGCGTACCGGTTATCCTTCCCAGAACGGGCTTAAGAGCATCACCATTATGAGTCCAAGCGCGACAGATGCGGATGCCCTGTCCACCGGCGTATTCCTGATGGGCCTGGAGGAAGGCATGGCATATCTGAAATCACTTCCTGAAGATGTCGAGGCTTTCTTTATTACCGATGACAACAAAATCTATGCTACGGACGGTATCCGTGAACGGCTGCAGCTGACCGATCCGACGTATAGCTTCGCAGATTAA
- a CDS encoding TetR/AcrR family transcriptional regulator, translating into MSIDRKALILQAATKSFVQFGYKATTMEQVSKIANVGKGTIYTFFKTKEELFEEILDKASQELTSVMNRIAAEDNTFIHKLFNLLDSILEFRSDHELFVKLAQEVRDIGTVQALEGVKRMEDYALDFLRQQIETAISSGEVKPCDSSVAAFMILRLYLALTTEWNKAHEPLDEARIKEHMILFISNGILK; encoded by the coding sequence ATGTCTATCGACCGCAAAGCGTTAATTCTTCAGGCGGCAACCAAATCCTTTGTACAATTCGGTTATAAAGCGACAACGATGGAGCAGGTTTCCAAGATCGCCAATGTCGGCAAGGGAACGATCTATACGTTCTTCAAGACCAAGGAGGAGCTGTTCGAGGAAATTCTGGACAAGGCTTCGCAGGAGTTAACCTCGGTGATGAACCGGATCGCCGCTGAGGATAACACCTTTATTCATAAGCTGTTTAATCTGCTTGATTCCATCCTGGAGTTCCGCTCTGATCATGAGCTGTTCGTCAAGCTGGCCCAGGAAGTGCGTGACATCGGTACGGTGCAGGCACTCGAAGGGGTCAAACGGATGGAGGACTATGCTCTAGACTTCCTAAGGCAGCAGATTGAGACTGCTATCAGCAGCGGTGAAGTGAAGCCCTGTGATTCAAGCGTCGCCGCCTTTATGATTCTCCGCCTCTATCTGGCGCTTACTACGGAGTGGAACAAGGCGCATGAGCCGCTGGATGAAGCCCGTATCAAGGAGCACATGATTTTGTTCATCTCAAACGGTATTCTCAAGTAA